DNA sequence from the Teretinema zuelzerae genome:
ACAAAAAATGACATAGAACCTCCTGAATACATTAAAACATCAAATTCTATTGATTATGGGTCGGTTGTTTGGTGGAAAATCCCCTTATTAAAGAAAGCCGCTCAAAATTTTCGTAGACAACATCAAAGTACTGATTATGAATCATTTTCGACGGCGAATTCGTATTGGCTTGATAATTATGCTTTATTCATGAATATAAAAGAGTTTTACGACAAGAAAGCTCAAGATGAAAAGTTATTTGGAAAACTATGGAATAATTATTGGCCAATAGAACTAGCGACTCGCGACGAAAGGGCAATCGCCAATTGGAAAAGTGAAAATGAAGAAGGAATTGAATTGCAAAAGGTGATTCAGTTTTTCTTCTTCACTCAGTGGGAACGATTGAAAAAATATGCAAACCATAAAGGTATTTCAGTTATCGGCGATATTCCCATATTCGTAGCCTCTGATTCAGCCGATGTTTGGGCAAACCAGCACCTCTTTCAACTAAACAAGGATGGAACACCGATATCAGTAGCAGGCGTGCCACCAGATTATTTCAGCGAAACTGGTCAGCTATGGGGAAATCCGCTCTATAATTGGGATGCGATGAAAGCTACCGGGTATTCTTGGTGGATTGACCGTATTAGATCAATGTTGCATATGGTTGATTACATTCGAATCGATCACTTTAGAGGTTTTGAAGCATATTGGTCCATTCCTGCGAACGAAAAAACTGCGATAAACGGCAAATGGATTAAAGGTCCGGATCACGATTTTTTTGAAGCTATACAAAGAAATCTGGGAGATTTACCAATTTTAGCAGAAGATCTCGGACTGATCACAACAGAGGTACAGCGGTTAAGAGACGACTTTCATCTTCCTGGAATGAAAGTACTGCAGTTTGCTTTCGATGTAAATGAAGCCGGCAAAGACGGCTTTACTAATTCTTTTTTACCGCATATGTATGCCCCTAATTGCCTCGTATATACAGGAACACATGACAACGATACAATGCAAGGTTGGATCGATAATGCCAGCCCAGCTGAAATAAATCTAATCAAAGAATATTTAGGCGGAAATGTTTCTGATCAGAATCTTGTTTTCGAGCTAATACGTATATGCATGATGTCCGTAGCTGTTTTCGCGATATTTCCAATGCAGGATATTTTCGCAATTAGTTCAAACGGACGAATGAACACTCCCTCTACATTAGGAAACAACTGGACATGGCGAATGTCAGGTTCCCATTTAAATTCTTCAAAGGCACACTGGTTGAAACATTTATCAAGACTCTACGCGAGAAATATGAAATAACCATTGTATATTAGTATTAGCTTACAAAAAAAAGGATTGTCATTAAGTGACAATCCTTTTTTATCAGATAAATGAAAGAAGAATGCTGAGTTCGGTAATGTATAATAAAGAGTTCAAATTTAAAATAAAAAAGCCTGGCAGCTACCTACTTTCCCACTTTGCAAGCAGTATCATCGGCGTTAGAGAGCTTGACTTCCGTGTTCGGGATGGGAACGGGTATTGCCTCTCCACTATGGCCACCAGGCATTATTAACTAATGTCATGTGCGTCCGCTCATGTTTTCTTTCCGCCTGCCCTCTTCGAAAGACGTCTTTCATCAATTACGCCTTTTATAACAGGCTGTAGACTCTTTCGTAAGATCCATTTCCAACCGGTTTTGAGCGAACGGCAAACCGATTGATAGTACGCATGGCGCATAGGGTGTTTAGAAACGAGAAACGTATTTTAGAAGTA
Encoded proteins:
- the malQ gene encoding 4-alpha-glucanotransferase; protein product: MTLKRSSGILLHPSSFPETPGIGTIGKQAYRFLDWLSDAGQSLWQILPLGPTGYGDSPYASFSTFAGNPLLIDLEDLVDRNLLTKNDIEPPEYIKTSNSIDYGSVVWWKIPLLKKAAQNFRRQHQSTDYESFSTANSYWLDNYALFMNIKEFYDKKAQDEKLFGKLWNNYWPIELATRDERAIANWKSENEEGIELQKVIQFFFFTQWERLKKYANHKGISVIGDIPIFVASDSADVWANQHLFQLNKDGTPISVAGVPPDYFSETGQLWGNPLYNWDAMKATGYSWWIDRIRSMLHMVDYIRIDHFRGFEAYWSIPANEKTAINGKWIKGPDHDFFEAIQRNLGDLPILAEDLGLITTEVQRLRDDFHLPGMKVLQFAFDVNEAGKDGFTNSFLPHMYAPNCLVYTGTHDNDTMQGWIDNASPAEINLIKEYLGGNVSDQNLVFELIRICMMSVAVFAIFPMQDIFAISSNGRMNTPSTLGNNWTWRMSGSHLNSSKAHWLKHLSRLYARNMK